A window of Caretta caretta isolate rCarCar2 chromosome 11, rCarCar1.hap1, whole genome shotgun sequence contains these coding sequences:
- the NDUFB3 gene encoding NADH dehydrogenase [ubiquinone] 1 beta subcomplex subunit 3 has protein sequence MGHGHEHGHGKMELPDYKQWKIEGTPLQDVQEKLAKRGLRDPWIRNEAWRYMGGFAKPVTVMDVLTKGFKWGFVAFVVALGVEYTLFPPKKNGGHH, from the exons ATGGGGCATGGACATGAGCATGGTCATGGGAAAATGGAACTCCCTGACTATAAACAATGGAAGATAGAGGGTACTCCACTACAGGATGTCCAAGAAAAACTGGCTAAGCGGGGTCTCAGAGACCCATGGATTCG CAATGAAGCATGGAGATATATGGGTGGCTTTGCAAAACCTGTCACTGTTATGGACGTTCTCACCAAAGGTTTCAAGTGGGGATTCGTAGCCTTTGTGGTAGCTCTTGGGGTTGAGTACACACTGTTCCCTCCGAAGAAAAATGGAGGACATCACTGA